One Mangrovimonas cancribranchiae DNA segment encodes these proteins:
- a CDS encoding DegT/DnrJ/EryC1/StrS family aminotransferase produces MKIPFSPPYINDGVIKEVNDSLLSGWITTGPKVKKLEELVCYYTKASNSLCVNSATSGLILALKWFGIKEGDEVIIPAYTYVATALAVIHVGAKPIMVDVEDDFNISVNNIKEAITPNTKAIIPVDFAGWPCDYSEINNLVNKQKSFFKPTHPNQEKLGRILVVSDAAHAIGAIYNNSPIGVATDITVFSFHAVKNVTTAEGGCVCLNLPQPFSNLEEYNFMRCFSLNGQTKDAFTKSKAGGWRYDIIYPGLKINLPDVLAAIGVAQLPEYFSRILAERKEMFKYYQDFFKTKSWAILPLYKNSQKTSSCHLYALRIKDISEKQRDVIIEKIAQANVAVNVHFQPLPLLSLFKESYAIEKYPKAYNNYKSEISLPIYPQLTTKQLNYITQTVSNAVKSTLNEKVI; encoded by the coding sequence ATGAAAATTCCATTTTCACCGCCTTATATAAACGACGGTGTTATAAAAGAAGTTAACGACTCCTTACTGTCTGGGTGGATTACAACAGGTCCAAAAGTAAAAAAACTTGAAGAACTGGTTTGTTATTACACAAAGGCTTCCAATTCACTCTGCGTAAACTCTGCAACTTCTGGACTTATTTTAGCACTTAAATGGTTTGGTATAAAAGAAGGAGATGAAGTTATTATTCCAGCATATACTTATGTCGCTACGGCTTTAGCAGTAATACATGTAGGAGCCAAACCTATTATGGTAGATGTAGAAGATGATTTTAATATATCTGTTAATAATATTAAAGAAGCTATAACCCCAAATACAAAAGCTATTATTCCTGTGGACTTTGCTGGCTGGCCTTGTGATTATTCTGAAATAAACAACTTAGTCAACAAACAAAAGTCATTTTTTAAACCCACACACCCAAATCAAGAAAAACTAGGGCGAATATTAGTTGTTTCAGATGCTGCACATGCCATTGGCGCAATATATAACAACTCTCCAATTGGTGTTGCTACAGATATAACTGTATTTTCTTTTCATGCAGTAAAAAATGTAACTACTGCCGAAGGCGGTTGTGTTTGCTTAAATTTACCACAACCTTTTAGTAATTTAGAAGAATACAATTTTATGCGTTGTTTTTCATTAAATGGACAAACAAAAGATGCATTTACAAAATCTAAAGCAGGAGGATGGCGTTACGATATTATTTACCCCGGATTAAAAATTAATTTGCCCGATGTCCTTGCAGCAATTGGTGTAGCACAATTACCAGAATATTTTTCACGTATCTTAGCAGAAAGGAAAGAAATGTTTAAATATTATCAAGATTTTTTTAAAACTAAATCTTGGGCAATTTTACCATTATATAAAAACAGTCAAAAAACATCTTCATGTCATTTATATGCGCTTCGTATTAAAGATATATCAGAAAAGCAACGAGATGTCATTATAGAAAAAATTGCACAAGCTAATGTAGCTGTTAATGTCCATTTTCAGCCATTACCATTACTAAGTTTGTTTAAAGAAAGCTATGCTATCGAAAAATACCCAAAAGCTTATAATAATTACAAATCAGAAATATCATTACCTATTTACCCACAATTAACAACCAAACAGTTAAATTATATTACCCAAACAGTGTCAAATGCCGTTAAATCTACTTTAAATGAAAAGGTTATTTGA
- a CDS encoding ATP-grasp fold amidoligase family protein, with protein MFKIARYLYHNTWIVKKLVDFIEDIHLYLRSILYSDETFLKQNFKKRFGRPLNLEKPKTLNEKIHWLKLHDRTNLHTTCADKYLVRNYVKETVGENYLIPLVFQSYDIKDIKPENFPDIPFIIKANHNSSGGVIVRDKDAINWKKKRKHFKKLLKKNYYNSSKEWQYKNIKPCVIAEKLLVNKLGDIPFDYKLHCFHGKVQVIQVDIDRYSNHKRNMYSTTWKLLPFTWSIWQNNKPLWDNGSHIKKPSTLQEMITVAEELSKPFCYSRIDLYDFEGKVLFGEITFHHGSGLETIYPEAYDLKLGNLIDLNQLNKEHI; from the coding sequence ATGTTCAAAATTGCCAGGTACTTGTATCATAATACTTGGATTGTAAAAAAACTTGTAGACTTTATAGAGGACATTCACCTTTATTTAAGGTCTATTTTATATAGTGACGAAACGTTTTTAAAACAAAATTTTAAAAAGCGTTTTGGTAGACCTTTAAATTTAGAAAAACCAAAAACTTTAAACGAAAAAATACATTGGCTAAAACTACACGACAGAACCAATTTACACACCACTTGTGCTGATAAATATTTAGTTAGAAACTATGTTAAAGAAACTGTTGGAGAAAACTATTTAATCCCTTTAGTTTTTCAAAGCTATGATATAAAAGATATTAAACCCGAAAACTTCCCAGATATCCCTTTTATAATTAAAGCAAACCATAATAGCTCTGGAGGCGTTATTGTAAGGGATAAAGATGCCATTAATTGGAAAAAAAAGCGAAAACATTTTAAGAAACTACTTAAAAAAAATTATTATAATTCAAGTAAAGAGTGGCAATATAAAAACATAAAACCTTGTGTTATTGCAGAAAAACTTTTAGTAAATAAATTAGGGGATATTCCTTTTGATTATAAACTGCATTGTTTTCATGGTAAAGTACAAGTTATTCAAGTGGATATTGATAGGTATAGCAACCATAAAAGAAATATGTATAGTACAACTTGGAAATTACTACCATTTACATGGTCTATTTGGCAAAATAATAAACCTTTATGGGATAATGGCAGCCATATTAAAAAACCCAGTACTTTACAGGAAATGATTACTGTAGCAGAAGAGTTATCTAAGCCATTTTGCTATTCAAGAATAGATTTATACGATTTTGAAGGTAAAGTTCTTTTTGGAGAAATTACATTTCATCATGGTAGCGGACTTGAAACAATATATCCAGAAGCATACGATTTGAAATTGGGTAATTTGATAGATTTAAACCAATTAAATAAAGAGCACATATGA
- a CDS encoding GNAT family N-acetyltransferase, with translation MTPNPFLTKTFVSVWSKYFNAKKRIYNFNSIKDVSFYKALNIPLYCNIGKNITNGMSYQIAKQENDFKGRAFLIYDVPSYFNLKELKHNNLKRFKVKQYKGFLTDLQDFESYDAFAKKQFKSNTRYKFRRNIQRLETCFNIHYNIYNEAMDKAQYDVIMKGFKNLLTKRFNELQKSNDILETWEYYYDLIYKMLKKKCALLITITNNDKPIGVSLSFLSNTTMFYAVTSFDTDYYRFNLGHTTIIKLFQWCFDNGYTIYDFSKGEYEYKNRWTNHEYVYENHIIYDSKNIIASTLAKYIKLKYELKQYLRDKNVNDKYVKLKFLLKGKKPKTTRRTFKIEKHKQEKATNGLQLIDLSNIDYAFLKPIVYDELYKSPEHILNIKIYKYNSVEDETYYVKGKKNNFTITFS, from the coding sequence ATGACACCAAATCCATTTCTAACCAAGACATTTGTTTCAGTTTGGTCCAAGTATTTTAATGCAAAAAAAAGAATTTACAACTTTAATAGTATAAAAGATGTAAGCTTTTATAAAGCTTTAAATATACCTTTATATTGTAATATAGGAAAGAATATTACTAACGGTATGTCTTATCAAATTGCTAAGCAAGAGAACGATTTTAAAGGACGTGCTTTTTTAATTTACGATGTTCCTAGTTATTTTAACCTTAAGGAGCTAAAACATAACAACTTAAAACGTTTTAAAGTTAAGCAGTATAAAGGCTTTCTTACCGATTTACAAGATTTTGAAAGTTATGATGCTTTTGCAAAAAAGCAATTTAAATCTAATACAAGATATAAGTTTAGACGTAATATTCAACGATTAGAAACCTGTTTCAATATACATTACAATATTTATAATGAAGCCATGGATAAAGCACAATATGATGTTATAATGAAAGGGTTTAAAAACTTACTAACTAAGCGTTTTAATGAGTTACAAAAAAGTAACGATATTTTAGAAACTTGGGAGTATTACTACGATTTAATTTATAAAATGCTTAAAAAAAAGTGTGCTTTATTAATAACCATAACCAATAACGATAAACCTATTGGTGTATCTTTAAGTTTTTTATCTAACACAACCATGTTTTATGCTGTAACATCTTTCGATACAGATTACTACAGGTTTAATCTAGGACATACAACAATAATAAAACTTTTTCAGTGGTGTTTTGATAATGGCTATACTATTTATGATTTTTCTAAAGGAGAGTACGAATATAAAAATAGATGGACTAATCATGAATACGTTTACGAGAACCACATTATATACGATTCTAAAAACATCATAGCAAGCACATTAGCGAAATACATAAAACTTAAATATGAACTAAAACAATATTTAAGAGACAAGAATGTTAACGACAAATATGTAAAACTTAAGTTTCTACTAAAAGGAAAAAAACCTAAGACAACTAGAAGAACTTTTAAAATAGAAAAACACAAACAAGAAAAAGCGACTAATGGGTTGCAATTAATTGATTTGTCTAATATAGATTATGCTTTTTTAAAACCAATTGTATACGATGAACTGTATAAATCACCAGAACATATATTAAATATAAAAATTTATAAATACAATTCTGTAGAAGATGAAACTTACTATGTAAAGGGTAAAAAAAATAACTTCACTATTACCTTTAGTTAG
- the asnB gene encoding asparagine synthase (glutamine-hydrolyzing) — MCGINGIISKSSNVTDVNDLLKNMNRLIWHRGPDDDGFFVNNHNNVTVAMAMRRLSIIDLTTGKQPIYNKDKSIVIVFNGEIYNYQTLKQELQNEGVIFNTKSDTEVILKLYETKGEASFSKLDGMFAFSIYDKNKEKVIIARDFFGEKPLYYYHDTNGFYWASELKSITNNLRQTPSISKAGLNLFFRLTYIPAPYTIYENIHKLQANHYISYNLNKNSFSIHQINTLKQDKKHITFNHAKTQLKNLVLKSIESRSISDVPLGTFLSGGVDSSIVSLGLSKLTEKKIDTFSIGFDKASFDETDKSQLVAKLINSNHHEFILTEKDIEKHIHDILLNFDEPFADSSALPSYLVAKQTQNFVKVALTGDGGDELFAGYNKYYIGRLNNKYTSIIPENLHNASKSLLNKVLSTKQDKRGKRFKIKKLINAINYNNNHYWNIISLGFGDDTNKLLNDNFYQASVFNFYKSKVNIPKSIHDYREIDRHISLEGDMLVKVDRTSMLCSLECRAPFLNKTLWEFSNNLPESYLLKGYNKKYLLKEAFKSEFPKGFLDKSKKGFTVPVGDWLRSSLKNELISYTDTSFLEKQNLFNIDYIKTLIKNHISGKEDNSYKVWTFYTFQKWYANTYKP, encoded by the coding sequence ATGTGCGGAATAAATGGTATTATAAGTAAATCTTCAAATGTAACTGATGTTAACGATTTATTAAAGAACATGAATCGGCTAATTTGGCATCGTGGCCCAGACGACGATGGTTTTTTTGTAAACAACCATAACAATGTAACTGTTGCTATGGCAATGAGAAGACTGTCCATTATAGATTTAACAACAGGTAAACAACCCATTTACAATAAGGACAAAAGTATTGTTATTGTTTTTAATGGTGAAATTTATAATTACCAAACACTAAAACAGGAACTTCAAAATGAAGGTGTCATATTTAACACAAAAAGTGACACAGAAGTTATCCTAAAATTATATGAAACTAAAGGTGAAGCTAGCTTTAGTAAATTAGACGGCATGTTTGCTTTTAGTATTTACGATAAAAACAAAGAAAAAGTTATTATTGCAAGAGACTTTTTTGGAGAAAAGCCACTTTACTATTATCATGACACCAATGGCTTTTATTGGGCATCGGAGTTAAAATCAATAACTAATAATTTAAGGCAGACACCAAGTATATCTAAAGCTGGATTAAATTTATTTTTTAGATTAACTTATATTCCTGCGCCATATACCATTTACGAAAATATTCATAAACTCCAAGCAAATCATTATATCTCCTATAACTTAAACAAAAATAGTTTCTCTATTCATCAAATCAATACCTTAAAACAAGACAAGAAGCACATTACATTTAACCATGCTAAAACGCAATTAAAAAACTTAGTATTAAAAAGTATTGAAAGCAGATCTATAAGTGATGTTCCTTTGGGCACTTTTCTTTCTGGCGGTGTAGACTCATCTATAGTAAGTTTAGGACTCTCAAAATTAACAGAAAAAAAAATAGATACTTTTTCTATAGGATTTGATAAAGCTTCATTTGACGAAACCGACAAATCACAATTAGTAGCAAAATTAATTAATAGCAACCATCATGAGTTTATTCTTACAGAAAAAGATATAGAAAAACATATTCATGATATTTTATTAAACTTTGATGAACCATTTGCAGATTCTTCTGCTCTACCAAGCTATCTAGTTGCAAAACAAACACAAAACTTTGTAAAAGTTGCTTTAACTGGTGATGGCGGGGATGAACTTTTTGCAGGTTATAACAAATACTATATAGGAAGATTAAATAATAAATACACGAGTATTATTCCTGAGAACTTACATAACGCCTCTAAAAGCTTATTAAATAAAGTATTATCTACCAAACAAGATAAAAGAGGAAAGCGATTTAAAATAAAAAAACTTATAAATGCCATAAATTATAATAACAACCACTATTGGAATATTATTTCACTTGGTTTTGGTGATGATACTAATAAGTTGTTAAACGATAATTTTTATCAAGCGTCTGTGTTTAATTTTTATAAAAGCAAAGTAAATATCCCAAAAAGCATACATGATTATAGAGAAATAGACAGACATATTAGCCTTGAAGGAGATATGTTGGTAAAAGTAGATAGGACAAGTATGTTATGTTCGTTAGAATGTAGAGCGCCATTTTTAAATAAAACGCTTTGGGAATTTTCTAATAATTTACCAGAGAGTTATTTACTTAAAGGCTATAATAAAAAGTATCTTTTAAAAGAAGCCTTTAAAAGCGAATTCCCTAAAGGATTTCTGGATAAATCTAAAAAAGGATTTACTGTACCTGTTGGTGATTGGTTAAGATCTAGTTTAAAAAATGAACTTATAAGTTATACTGATACGTCTTTTTTAGAGAAACAAAATTTGTTTAACATAGACTATATTAAAACTTTAATAAAAAATCATATCTCAGGAAAAGAAGACAATAGCTATAAAGTTTGGACATTTTATACATTTCAAAAATGGTACGCAAATACTTATAAACCTTAA
- a CDS encoding glycosyltransferase, which yields MAPSIGFGGTERVVGRLANNLIKYYNVYLILMHNSVDLPIDKRVNIIFLTQKKEHFNNTKLNKALTFCRSLKNYHKAIKSNNISICISFLARQNIINGIYKLRVPKFKTIISERCFPSNTYGKINKQLVSFFYNKNDCLFSNSAHINTDLQQNFKLKIPAYVIYNPINTLNKNPNFNSYNCTKSTFKIIAIGRLNPVKNHKNLIKSMVYLNESFHLNIYGIGILKQDLIQLTKKLKVTNMVSLKGNSNSINTEILSHHCLVLPSLSEGFPNVILEAMSLGVPVIATNCMSGPLELLNDNEDVYIKQGEFFKAKYGLLVNVNDEEALAKAITYYKNNDDVRETYSRLSFNKAKQFDITKIELQVKDLIDNVLCAE from the coding sequence TTGGCTCCCTCTATTGGGTTTGGAGGTACAGAACGAGTTGTAGGTAGGCTTGCCAATAACTTAATTAAATATTATAACGTATATCTTATTTTAATGCATAACAGTGTAGATTTACCTATAGATAAGCGTGTGAATATTATTTTTTTAACTCAAAAAAAAGAACACTTTAACAATACAAAGTTAAATAAAGCCTTAACGTTTTGTAGGAGTTTAAAAAACTATCATAAAGCCATTAAATCAAATAATATTTCTATTTGCATTTCATTTCTTGCCAGACAGAATATTATAAATGGTATTTATAAATTAAGGGTTCCAAAATTTAAAACTATTATTAGTGAGCGTTGTTTCCCGTCAAATACTTACGGAAAAATAAATAAACAGTTAGTTAGTTTTTTTTACAACAAAAATGACTGTTTATTTTCTAACTCGGCACATATTAATACCGATTTACAACAAAACTTTAAGCTTAAAATTCCTGCATATGTTATTTATAACCCTATTAACACATTAAACAAGAACCCCAATTTTAATAGTTATAATTGCACAAAATCTACCTTTAAAATTATTGCTATAGGGAGGTTAAATCCTGTGAAAAACCATAAAAACCTAATTAAAAGTATGGTGTATTTAAACGAATCCTTTCACTTAAATATTTATGGTATTGGTATATTAAAACAAGATTTAATACAGTTAACAAAAAAACTAAAGGTTACCAACATGGTAAGCCTAAAAGGAAATAGTAATTCTATAAATACAGAAATACTATCGCATCATTGTTTGGTATTACCATCACTGTCTGAGGGATTTCCTAATGTTATTTTAGAAGCTATGTCACTTGGTGTTCCAGTTATTGCAACAAATTGTATGTCTGGTCCATTAGAGTTACTCAATGATAATGAAGACGTTTATATAAAGCAAGGCGAATTCTTTAAAGCAAAATATGGCTTATTGGTTAATGTTAATGATGAGGAAGCATTAGCAAAAGCTATTACCTATTATAAAAACAATGATGATGTTAGAGAAACTTACAGCAGATTAAGTTTTAATAAGGCCAAACAATTTGATATTACAAAAATTGAATTACAAGTAAAAGATTTAATCGATAACGTATTATGTGCGGAATAA
- a CDS encoding sugar transferase, giving the protein MKRLFDIICSLLGLIILSPILIIIAISITLESKGGVFYKQLRVGKNNTDFKIYKFRTMYVGSDKKGLLTIGNKDSRVTKTGVFLRKYKLDELPQLINVLNGSMSFVGPRPEVRKYVNYYSKEDLKIFSIKPGITDYASIEFRDEVELLKNAKDPEELYINEIMPKKIVLNKKYMNNPTLLTDIKLILKTFISIIK; this is encoded by the coding sequence ATGAAAAGGTTATTTGATATTATATGTTCTTTATTAGGCTTAATTATATTATCGCCAATATTAATAATTATAGCCATATCAATTACATTAGAATCTAAAGGCGGTGTGTTTTATAAACAATTGCGAGTTGGAAAAAATAATACCGATTTTAAGATATACAAATTTAGAACCATGTATGTAGGCTCTGATAAAAAAGGACTACTTACCATTGGTAATAAAGATTCTAGAGTAACCAAAACAGGTGTTTTTCTTAGGAAGTATAAACTTGATGAATTACCACAGTTAATTAATGTATTAAATGGTTCTATGAGTTTTGTTGGGCCAAGACCTGAGGTTAGAAAATATGTAAATTATTACTCAAAAGAAGATTTGAAAATATTTAGCATAAAACCAGGTATAACAGATTATGCTTCTATTGAGTTTAGAGATGAAGTAGAACTACTAAAAAATGCAAAAGATCCTGAAGAATTATACATAAATGAAATTATGCCTAAAAAAATTGTCCTAAATAAAAAATATATGAACAACCCTACACTACTAACCGATATTAAATTAATACTAAAAACATTTATAAGTATTATAAAATAA
- a CDS encoding ATP-grasp fold amidoligase family protein, producing MIKNFISNIYHNTRIGFAIIQPFKNVYEYIRYATVSDKSFIKKEFKKNLGYPPDLENPKTFNEKLQWLKLNDRTPLHTICADKFKVRDYVKEKIGEEYLIPLVFQTKHPRDIIPENLPDFPVIIKTNHDSSGGIIVRDKTKVNWIATQNTLAKFLNINYYYRYKEWQYKNIDRCIVVEKLLMDKTGAIPFDYKMHYFNGKLAFTQVDIDRQTNHKRNLYDAHWNLMHVTWIYDTGEEIQKPKHYDRMIKLGEIFAKDFCYLRVDFYHVNDKIYFGELTFHAESGCGTFTPEHYDLDLGNKLQLHKTKES from the coding sequence ATGATTAAAAATTTTATATCTAATATTTATCATAACACTCGAATAGGTTTTGCAATAATTCAACCGTTTAAAAATGTTTACGAATATATTCGTTATGCTACTGTAAGCGATAAGAGTTTTATAAAAAAAGAATTTAAAAAAAACTTAGGTTATCCACCAGATTTAGAAAACCCTAAAACGTTTAACGAAAAACTGCAATGGCTAAAACTTAACGATAGAACACCATTACATACCATTTGTGCAGACAAATTTAAAGTTAGGGATTACGTAAAAGAAAAAATAGGAGAAGAATATTTAATACCATTGGTTTTTCAAACTAAACACCCAAGAGATATTATTCCAGAAAACTTACCAGATTTCCCTGTTATAATTAAAACAAATCACGATAGTTCTGGAGGTATAATTGTTAGAGATAAAACCAAAGTTAATTGGATTGCTACACAAAATACCTTAGCTAAGTTTTTAAATATTAATTATTACTACCGTTATAAAGAATGGCAGTATAAAAATATAGACCGTTGCATTGTTGTAGAAAAGTTATTAATGGACAAAACAGGGGCTATTCCTTTCGATTATAAAATGCACTATTTTAATGGAAAATTAGCCTTTACTCAAGTAGATATTGATAGACAAACAAACCATAAAAGAAACTTATACGATGCCCATTGGAATTTAATGCACGTTACCTGGATATACGATACGGGAGAAGAAATACAAAAACCTAAACACTATGACAGAATGATTAAATTAGGAGAGATTTTTGCAAAAGATTTTTGTTATTTAAGAGTAGATTTTTATCACGTTAATGATAAGATTTATTTTGGTGAATTAACATTTCATGCCGAATCTGGTTGTGGTACTTTTACTCCAGAACATTATGATTTAGACTTAGGAAACAAACTACAATTACATAAAACAAAAGAGAGTTAA
- a CDS encoding glycosyltransferase: MKKICLVGGEDVHKRIALSHYLTKADFKVTIIGTSTKTFPDTITYVPYNLVRHFSPSSDYKTLKWLQNFFKNNDFDVIHTFDTKPAFLLPLALKKNTTPITRTITGLGTIFMSKTVFSSALRMSYYFIHRHIKNRVYKTIFQNYDDRDLYLKHKLVIKPNYDLIFSSGIDLTQINKIAPRNHNKYTFICVARLVYEKGIINLLEAAKLCKDKGYDFNVLLVGPLEENSKRLNKTILDSYRDVVQCLGKRHDIYDLLLNADAFILPTFREGFARVLLEAAAVGLPIIATNVTGVREFAKHEKEALLVEVKNSKALSNAMIRLSQDKELADNLVENALKHVEKFSLEHISKQYINIFNQAINQEL, translated from the coding sequence GTGAAAAAAATCTGTCTTGTTGGCGGTGAAGATGTACACAAACGTATTGCCTTGTCACACTATCTTACAAAGGCCGATTTTAAAGTAACTATAATAGGAACAAGCACAAAAACGTTTCCAGACACTATTACTTATGTTCCTTACAATTTGGTTAGACACTTCTCCCCTAGTTCCGATTATAAAACACTAAAATGGTTACAAAACTTTTTTAAGAATAATGATTTTGATGTTATTCATACATTCGATACTAAACCTGCATTTTTACTGCCTTTAGCATTAAAAAAGAACACAACTCCTATTACAAGAACAATTACGGGGTTAGGTACTATTTTTATGTCTAAAACGGTATTTAGCTCTGCTTTAAGAATGTCATACTACTTTATTCATCGCCATATAAAGAACCGAGTTTATAAAACTATTTTTCAAAATTACGATGACCGAGACTTATATTTAAAACACAAACTTGTAATTAAACCTAATTACGATCTTATTTTTAGTAGTGGTATAGATTTAACTCAAATTAATAAAATTGCTCCAAGAAACCATAACAAATATACTTTTATATGTGTTGCAAGATTAGTGTACGAAAAAGGTATTATAAATTTACTAGAAGCAGCTAAACTATGTAAAGACAAAGGTTATGATTTTAACGTATTATTGGTTGGACCACTTGAAGAGAATTCAAAAAGATTAAATAAAACCATACTCGATAGCTATAGAGATGTTGTGCAATGTTTAGGAAAACGACATGATATTTACGATTTACTTTTAAATGCAGATGCTTTTATATTACCTACCTTTAGAGAGGGGTTTGCAAGAGTTTTATTAGAAGCTGCAGCTGTTGGACTGCCTATTATTGCTACTAATGTTACAGGAGTGCGAGAATTTGCGAAACATGAAAAAGAGGCTTTATTGGTAGAAGTTAAAAACTCCAAAGCTTTATCTAATGCCATGATTAGATTATCTCAAGACAAAGAACTGGCCGATAATTTAGTCGAAAATGCATTAAAACACGTCGAAAAGTTTAGCTTGGAACATATTTCTAAACAATATATTAATATATTTAACCAAGCTATTAATCAAGAACTCTAA
- a CDS encoding polysaccharide deacetylase family protein → MDQGHFVISLDFELYWGIFDVRSLNSYKKNIENVALVIPKLLKVSRQYNISLTFATVGFLFATSKDELIQLSPQITPSYFNKNFSPYKLIKHIGDNEKNDPYHYATSLINLIKKHENHEIGTHTFCHYYCNELGQTQQQFEADLIAAKQAASIHGIKIKSIVFPRNQINKKYLQVCIKHGIICYRGSEKHWMYETTTTKQLENKKHRLFRLLDTYINISGYNTHNPKNENGIVNISSSRFLRPYNKQLRFLERQKINRIKKGMTYAAKKKEVYHLWWHPHNFGKHIDANFKALEEIYMHYQYLHKKYNFRSVTMSNLAKNIV, encoded by the coding sequence ATGGATCAAGGGCATTTTGTTATATCATTAGATTTTGAATTGTATTGGGGCATTTTTGATGTACGCTCCTTAAACTCTTACAAAAAAAATATTGAAAATGTAGCACTAGTAATTCCTAAACTTCTAAAAGTAAGTCGGCAATATAACATTAGTCTTACTTTTGCTACAGTAGGATTTTTATTTGCTACATCAAAAGATGAACTAATACAACTCTCTCCACAAATAACCCCTTCGTATTTTAATAAAAATTTTAGCCCATACAAATTAATTAAACATATAGGCGATAACGAGAAAAACGACCCTTATCATTATGCAACATCATTAATAAACTTGATTAAAAAACATGAGAATCACGAAATAGGAACTCATACCTTTTGTCATTATTACTGTAATGAGTTAGGACAAACTCAACAACAATTTGAAGCCGATTTAATTGCAGCAAAACAGGCGGCTTCTATACACGGTATTAAAATAAAAAGTATTGTTTTTCCTAGAAATCAAATTAATAAAAAGTACCTTCAAGTATGTATTAAACATGGTATAATTTGTTATCGTGGATCTGAAAAACACTGGATGTACGAAACCACAACCACCAAACAATTAGAAAATAAAAAACATAGACTGTTTAGACTATTAGATACTTATATTAATATTTCTGGATACAACACACACAACCCTAAAAACGAAAATGGTATTGTTAACATTTCTTCCAGTCGCTTTTTAAGACCCTACAATAAACAATTACGTTTTTTAGAACGACAAAAAATAAACCGTATTAAAAAAGGTATGACATATGCTGCAAAGAAAAAAGAAGTTTATCATTTATGGTGGCATCCACATAATTTTGGTAAGCATATAGATGCCAATTTTAAGGCTTTAGAAGAGATTTATATGCATTATCAGTATTTACACAAAAAATACAACTTTAGAAGCGTTACAATGTCTAATCTAGCAAAAAACATTGTTTAA